The window CGATGTCGCCGCACATGTAGCGCAGGCAGTCGATGTCGTGGATCAGGTTGATCAGCATCGGCCCGCCGCCGGGCTGGCGGCGCCATGCGGCGTCGAAATAGCGGTCCTGCTTCTTCACCAGCCACATGCCGTTGACGGCCACGATGTCGCCGAGCTCGCCGGCCTGGACCGCGCGCCTGGCTTCGCGGATGTCGGGGCTGTGGCGCCGGTGGTGGCCGACCAGCATCGGCACGCCGGCGGCTTCTGCCGCGTCGACGAGGCGCATCGCGGCCGCCACGTTTTCGGCGATGGGTTTTTCCATCAGCATCGGCAGTTGGCGTTCGACGCAGGCCAGGCCGGCTTCCACGTGCAAGGCGTTGGGCAGGGCGACGATCACCGCGTCGAGTGCCTCCTTGTCGAGCATTTCAAGATAGCTGGCGTAGTGCGGCACGCCGAGCGAGGCCGCATAGCCCACGGCTTCGGGCGATGGATCGGCCAGTGCCACCAGCACGGTGCCGGGATGCTTGAGGACCAGCGTGGCATGTTCCCGGCCGATCAGGCCGGCGCCGAGAAGGCCGATGCGCAAAGGGGGCTTGGTGGTCATGTCCATCCTCACTTTGACGCCGCGTCGAAACGGCGGCGCAGCGCGTCGAGCGCGAGGATGTAGCCGTCGGCGCCCAGGCCGGCGATCACCGCATGCGCGGTCTTCGACACCAGCGAATGGTGGTAGATGGCTTCGCGCTGGTGGATGTTGGACAGGTGCACCTCGAACTTCACGCCGTCGAAGGCCTTGAGGGAGTCGAGCAGGGCGATGGAGGTGAACGAGAAACCGGCCGGGTTGATGATGATGGCCACGGCCTTCTTGCGCGCCTCGTGCACGCTGTTGATGATTTCGCCCTCGATGTTCGATTGGCGGAAGTCGATCTCGAAACCGTGTTCCTTGCCGCGCGCGATGCAGCGCTGCTCGATGTCGGCCAGCGTGTCGTGGCCGTAGATGTGCGGCTCGCGTTCGCCGAGCAGGTTCAGGTTCGGGCCGTTGAGGATGAAGACGGTCTGGGTCATGGGGGTCTCGTTCAGTGCTGGGCCAGGATCTGGCCCAGGAAGGTCTTGGTGCGCTGGTGCTGCGGGTTGCCGAAGAACTCGGCGGGCGCGGCTTCCTCGACGATTTCGCCCTCGGCCATGAAGATCACGCGGTCGGCCACGGCCTTGGCGAAGCCCATTTCGTGCGTCACGCAGATCATGGTCACGCCGGTTTCGGCCAGCGAAATCATGGTGTCGAGCACTTCCTTGACCATTTCCGGGTCGAGCGCGGACGTGGGCTCGTCGAACAGCATGATCTTCGGGTCCATGCACAGGGCGCGGGCGATGGCCACGCGCTGCTGCTGGCCGCCCGAGAGCTGCGCCGGATGTTTGCCGGCCTGGTCGGCCACCCGCACGCGCTGCAGGTGTTTCATGGCCGCGGCGCGGGCCTGCTCCTTGTTCATCTTGCCGGTCTTCACCGGCGCGAGCATGCAGTTCTCCAGCACCGTGAGGTGCGGGAACAGGTTGAACTGCTGGAACACCATGCCCACTTCCTGGCGCACCTTGTCGATGTCCTTGCCGTGGCCGGCGGAGACGTCGATGCCGTCGACGAGGATCTTGCCTTCCTGGCAGGCTTCCAGGTGGTTGATGCAGCGCACCAGCGTCGACTTGCCCGAGCCCGACGGGCCGCACAGCACGATGCGCTGGCCGGCCTGCACCTCGAAGTTGATGTTCTTCAGCGCGTGGTACGCGCCGTACCACTTCTGCACGCCGGCCATCGAGATGATGGGAGCGGACGGATTCGTATTTTGTGATGCCATTTTGAATTCCAGAACGTCAAACCCAACCCCGTTCGTGCTGAGCCTGTCGAAGCACATCCGATTGCCCTGAGCGCTTCGAAGGGGCTGAGCCCGTCGCCCAACGCATGAATGCAGCGGCTTCGACCAGCTCAGCCCGAACGGTGGCGGAGTGGGCGGCAGTTATTGCACGGTGAAAGGCACGCCAGGCAGTTCGGTGACGAGTTCGGGCAGGTCCTGGCCCGTCCACTTCTTGCTGATGGCGTTGAGTTCGCCACTGGCCTTGATCTCGTCGATGATCTGGTTGAGGCGTGCGTTGAACTCCTTCTGACCCGGCTTCATGGCGACACCCATGTATTGCCGGTTGATCACCACCTTCTGCTCGAAGGTGCTGTCGGGCATGGCCTTCTTGATGTTGAGCAGGTAGGTGTTGTTGCCGCCGATCACGTCCACCTGGCCGGCCAGCAGGGCCTGCACCACGGCGGCGTCGTCGTCGAAGCGCTGGATCGTGGCACCGGCGGGGGCCGCCTGGGTGATGGCCGTGTCCTGTGCGGCGGCGCGCGTCACGCCGATCTTCTTGCCCGCCAGGTCTTCGAGCTTGCTGATGTTGTCGGCCTTCTTGGCGATCACGATGATGCTGAGCGCGGCATACGGCTTGGTGAACTGCACCACCTTGGCGCGGTCGGGATACATGCCCATGGTCGCGGCCAGCACGTCGACCTTGCCGGTCATCACCTGGGCGATGCGCGCGGCCACGTTCATCGACACCAGTTCGACCTTCACGCCGAGTTTCTTGCCGATGAGCTCGGCCACGTCCACGTCGTAGCCGACGTTCTTGCCCGAGGCGTCGACGAAACCCCATGGCGGCAGCTCGGACAGGACGCCGACGCGGATGGTGCCGCGTTTCTTGATGTCGTCCAGCGCGTCGGCATGCGCCGAGAACACCGGGGCCAGGGCCAGGATCGCGGCGCCGACGACGGTGCGGCGGTTGAGCTTGAAGGTCATGTCTGTCTCCATGAGGTGGTTGGGGAATCGTTGGAACTAGCGGGCGCTGCCCGCCAGGCGTTTTTCAAGGCGCCGGCCGCATACCGACAGCGGCCAGCACAACAGGAAATAGATGCCGCCGACGATGGCGTAGACCAGGAGCGGCTTGTAGGTGAGGTTGGACACGATGGAGCCGGTGCGGGCCAGCTCGGTGAAGCCGATGATGGCCGCCAGCGACGTACCCTTGAGCAACTGCACCAGGAAACCCACGGTGGCGGGCAGCGACACCTTGAAGGCCTGCGGCAGGATCACGCTCGTCATGCGCGGCCACCAGTGGATGCCCAGCGCCTTGGCGGCTTCGGTCTGGCCGCCGGGCAGCGACTCGATGCCGCCGCGCCAGATCTCGCCGAGGAAGGCGCTGGCATGGAAGGTCAGGCCCATGGCCACGGCGGCCCAGGGATTCAGCGGGATGTCGAGCAGGGCGATGCCGTAGTACACGACGAAGAGCTGCATCAGCAGCGGCGTGCCGCGGAAGATTTCGATGAAAGCCCAGGCGCAGCGGCGGATGGCCGCATAGGGCGCGGTGCGCGCCAGCGCGACCAGCAGGCCGCCGATGGCGCCGCCCGCGAAGCCGATGACGGTCAGGATCAGCGTCCACTGCAGACCCTGCATGAACAGGGCGAAATGGGACCAGGTGAGGGTGGTGCTCATGGCTTAACGGTTGGGGTAAGTCAGTGTGGTGCGGTACACCACGTTCGCAATGGCCGACAACAGGATCGACATCACCAGGTACAGCGCGGCCACGGTGAAATACACCTCGAAGCTGCGGAAGGTGGTCGCCTCGATCTGCGCCGCCACGTGGGTGAGCTCGTTGGCGGTGATCGACGAGGCAATGCTCGAGGTCAGCATCAGGAAGATGAACTGGCTGGTGAGCGACGGATAGATGGCGCGCAGGGCGGGCTTCAGGATGATGTAGCGGAACACCTTGAAGCGGCTCAGGCCGAGCGCGAAGCCGGCCTCGAACTGGCCCTTGTTGATCGACTCCAGCCCGCCGCGGATGATCTCGATCGCATACGCACAGCCGTTGACCGTGAGCGCCAGGATGGCCGCGACATTCGGCGACAGACGGATGCCGATGGTCGGCAGGCCGAAGAACAGGATGAAGATCTGCACGAGGAAAGGCGTGTTGCGCACCATCTCCACGAACACCTTGATCGGCACGGCGGCCAGCGAATTTGGCCGCGACTGCAGCAGCATTGCCGGGCCGATGGCCAGCACCAGCGAGAACACGATGGCTGCGGCCGACAGCTGCAGCGTCAGCAGGCAGCCGACGAACAGGTCCCAGGCATGGCTGGTGACGGCGGTGTAGTCGAACTTGTAATCCATGGGCGACTCAATACGTTGCGCGGCCGCCGGAGGCGTCGAAGGTGGCGCCGGTGGTGAAAGAGCATTCCTCGGACGCGAGCCACAGCGCCATGGCGGCGATTTCGTCCACGGTGCCGGCCCGGCCCATCGGGATCTTGGCCAGGTTCTCGGCGCGCTTGGAGGCGGGCATCTGGTCGAGCAGCGCGCTTTCGATCATGGCCGGCGCGATGCAGTTGACCCGCACGTCGACCTTGGCCAGCTCCTTGCCCATGGACTTGGTGAGTGCGATCACCGCGGCCTTGGATGCCGAGTACGCCGACTGCAGCGGGTTGCCTTCCTTGCCCGCGACCGAGGCCATGTTGACGATGCGCCCGTAGCCGTTTTGCACCATGCCGCCGACCACGGCGCGGCTGCACAGGAAGGTGCCGGTCAGGTTGATGGCCATCACCTTGAGCCAGGCATCGAGCGGGTAGTCCTGCACGGTAAGCGTCGGGCCGGTGATGCCGGCGGAATTCACCAGCACGTCGATGCGGCCAAACTTGGCGATGGTGTCGGCGTAGGCGGCTGTGACGGCCGCTTCGCTGGTGATGTCGACCTGCATCGAAGCGATGCCGGCGGTGGCTTGTGCGGCCGTGGGCGCGTTGTCCCACGAACAGACACTGGCACCACTGGCCAGCGCGCGTTGGGCGATGGCCTGGCCGATGCCGCCTGCGCCGCCGGTGATCACGACAATCTTGCCGCCGAGGTCGATCTGGTTCACGGTTGTCTTCTCCAATTCGGTTGGCTGGTGCACGCCGTCTTCGCGGCTTTTCGATTTCGGCGAAGTATAAGCAAGTTTGTGGAAAACATTTCCAATGTGGAAAATATTTTCATTGGAAAGTACACTGGACGCTATCCGAAAATAAGAACCATGAGCACACTCGAACGATCCTTCGGCCTTCTCGAATACCTGGCCCAGCGCCCCGAAGGCGCCAACCTGGCGGCCGTCGCCAAGGACCTGGCCTTGCCGCTGAGCGCCACGCACCGCCTGCTCACCGAGCTCACCCGCTGCGGCTATGTGCGCCAGCAGCGCGACCATGGCCTCTACGCGCTGACCACCAAGATGGCGGCACTGGGCCTGAGTTTCCTCAGCAAGTCGGGCATCGTCGACATCGCTCAGCCGCTGATCGACCGCGTGGCCGACGTGGCCGGCGAGCTGGCCCGCCTGGCCCTGGTCGACGGCGACCGCCTCACCTTCGTGGCCAAGGCGCAGGGCGCGCGTTTCGGCCTGCGCTACGACCCCGATACCGGCATCGACGTCTGCCTGTCCTGCAGCGCGGCTGGCCACGGCTGGTTGATGACGCTGAGCGACGAGGAGGCCATCGCCATCGTCTCGCGCCAGGGTTTCGGCGACCCGAAGGATTTCGGCCCCAACGCGCCCACCACCATCAAGGCGCTGACCAGGATCCTGCAGGCCGACCGCAAGCGTGGCTTCAGCATGATCTCCGACATGTACGCGCCCGGCATGGCTTCCATGGGCGCGCCGGTGCAATTGCCCGGCGAGCCAGCCATCGGCGTGTTGACGCTGGCCGGCCCGATGCTGCGCATGACGGAGGAGCGCATGCTGGCGCTGGGCCCCGAACTGGTCGCCACAGCGAAGGAATTGGCGACGGCCAGTACGGCGTCGCCGATGTTTTCCAGGCATGCGCTGCGCACGGCGGCCTGATCCGCTGCGGAAGAGCCGCTACAGCACCGTCACTTCCACCCGCCGCGCCTCGGCCGCGGGCCCGCCGGCCGTGGTCTGCTCGGGTTTCTTCAACTCGATCCGGTCTTCGTTCACGCCCGCGGCCTTGAGCGCGTCGCGCACGGCCAGGGCGCGCTGCTTGGCGAGTTCCTCGTTCTTCGCCGGGTCGCCCGTGGCGTCGGTGTAGCCGCTCACCACCGCGCGCTTGCCCGCGCTCACGGCGGTGAAGACGTCGGCCAATGCCTGGGTGGCACCGGTGGCGAGTTCGGCCTTGCCGGTGGCGAAATAGAACTTGACCACGCCGCCTTCGACCCGGATCGATGCCGCGTCCGCCGCCACGCTGGCCGCCGGTACTGCGGCCGCCACCGGCTTGCCGCCATGGATCTGCATCACCAGCGGCACGATCAACAGGGCCACGATGTTGATGATCTTGATCAGCGGATTCACGGCGGGGCCGGCGGTGTCCTTGTACGGGTCGCCGACCGTGTCGCCGGTGACGGCTGCCTTGTGGGTTTCCGAACCCTTGCCGCCGTGGTGGCCATCCTCGATGTACTTCTTGGCGTTGTCCCAGGCGCCGCCGCCGGTGCACATCGAGATGGCGACGAACAGGCCGGTGACGATGGTGCCCATCAGCAGGCCGCCCAGCGCCGCGGGGCCGAGCAGCAGGCCGACGACGATCGGCACCACCACGGGCAGCAGCGAGGGGATCATCATCTCGCGGATGGCGGCGCTGGTCAGCATGTCCACGGCGCGGCCGTATTCGGGCTTGCCGGTGCCTTCCATGATGCCCGGGATGTCGCGGAACTGGCGCCGCACCTCGACCACCACCGCGCCGGCCGCGCGGCCCACGGCTTCCATGGCCATGGCGCCGAAGAGGTAGGGGATCAGCCCGCCGATGAACAGGCCGATGATCACCATCGGGTTGCTCAGGTCGAAGGTGATGGCCTGCCCGTAGGCTTCGAGCTTGTGGGTGTAGTCGGCGAACAGCACCAGCGCGGCCAGGCCGGCCGAGCCGATGGCGTAGCCCTTGGTGACGGCCTTGGTGGTATTGCCCACGGCGTCGAGCGGGTCGGTGACGTCGCGCACGCTGCTGGGCAATTCGGCCATCTCGGCGATGCCGCCGGCGTTGTCGGTGATCGGGCCGTAGGCGTCGAGTGCCACCACGATGCCGGCCATG of the Rhodoferax koreense genome contains:
- a CDS encoding Gfo/Idh/MocA family protein, encoding MTTKPPLRIGLLGAGLIGREHATLVLKHPGTVLVALADPSPEAVGYAASLGVPHYASYLEMLDKEALDAVIVALPNALHVEAGLACVERQLPMLMEKPIAENVAAAMRLVDAAEAAGVPMLVGHHRRHSPDIREARRAVQAGELGDIVAVNGMWLVKKQDRYFDAAWRRQPGGGPMLINLIHDIDCLRYMCGDIESVQAIASSQARGFAVEDTAAVIFRFTSGALGTFMMSDVVPSPFTYDVTSGQALYFHHEPENCYYIGGRKGTLALPMMHLWGHETADGDWRDRTVRRGLQPVFSSAYVNQLENFIAVARREAEPVVPGRDAMQTLAVTLAVDRAAREGRPVPVAELFAET
- a CDS encoding type II 3-dehydroquinate dehydratase: MTQTVFILNGPNLNLLGEREPHIYGHDTLADIEQRCIARGKEHGFEIDFRQSNIEGEIINSVHEARKKAVAIIINPAGFSFTSIALLDSLKAFDGVKFEVHLSNIHQREAIYHHSLVSKTAHAVIAGLGADGYILALDALRRRFDAASK
- a CDS encoding amino acid ABC transporter ATP-binding protein translates to MASQNTNPSAPIISMAGVQKWYGAYHALKNINFEVQAGQRIVLCGPSGSGKSTLVRCINHLEACQEGKILVDGIDVSAGHGKDIDKVRQEVGMVFQQFNLFPHLTVLENCMLAPVKTGKMNKEQARAAAMKHLQRVRVADQAGKHPAQLSGGQQQRVAIARALCMDPKIMLFDEPTSALDPEMVKEVLDTMISLAETGVTMICVTHEMGFAKAVADRVIFMAEGEIVEEAAPAEFFGNPQHQRTKTFLGQILAQH
- a CDS encoding transporter substrate-binding domain-containing protein — its product is MTFKLNRRTVVGAAILALAPVFSAHADALDDIKKRGTIRVGVLSELPPWGFVDASGKNVGYDVDVAELIGKKLGVKVELVSMNVAARIAQVMTGKVDVLAATMGMYPDRAKVVQFTKPYAALSIIVIAKKADNISKLEDLAGKKIGVTRAAAQDTAITQAAPAGATIQRFDDDAAVVQALLAGQVDVIGGNNTYLLNIKKAMPDSTFEQKVVINRQYMGVAMKPGQKEFNARLNQIIDEIKASGELNAISKKWTGQDLPELVTELPGVPFTVQ
- a CDS encoding amino acid ABC transporter permease, producing the protein MSTTLTWSHFALFMQGLQWTLILTVIGFAGGAIGGLLVALARTAPYAAIRRCAWAFIEIFRGTPLLMQLFVVYYGIALLDIPLNPWAAVAMGLTFHASAFLGEIWRGGIESLPGGQTEAAKALGIHWWPRMTSVILPQAFKVSLPATVGFLVQLLKGTSLAAIIGFTELARTGSIVSNLTYKPLLVYAIVGGIYFLLCWPLSVCGRRLEKRLAGSAR
- a CDS encoding amino acid ABC transporter permease, giving the protein MDYKFDYTAVTSHAWDLFVGCLLTLQLSAAAIVFSLVLAIGPAMLLQSRPNSLAAVPIKVFVEMVRNTPFLVQIFILFFGLPTIGIRLSPNVAAILALTVNGCAYAIEIIRGGLESINKGQFEAGFALGLSRFKVFRYIILKPALRAIYPSLTSQFIFLMLTSSIASSITANELTHVAAQIEATTFRSFEVYFTVAALYLVMSILLSAIANVVYRTTLTYPNR
- a CDS encoding SDR family NAD(P)-dependent oxidoreductase; translation: MNQIDLGGKIVVITGGAGGIGQAIAQRALASGASVCSWDNAPTAAQATAGIASMQVDITSEAAVTAAYADTIAKFGRIDVLVNSAGITGPTLTVQDYPLDAWLKVMAINLTGTFLCSRAVVGGMVQNGYGRIVNMASVAGKEGNPLQSAYSASKAAVIALTKSMGKELAKVDVRVNCIAPAMIESALLDQMPASKRAENLAKIPMGRAGTVDEIAAMALWLASEECSFTTGATFDASGGRATY
- a CDS encoding IclR family transcriptional regulator codes for the protein MSTLERSFGLLEYLAQRPEGANLAAVAKDLALPLSATHRLLTELTRCGYVRQQRDHGLYALTTKMAALGLSFLSKSGIVDIAQPLIDRVADVAGELARLALVDGDRLTFVAKAQGARFGLRYDPDTGIDVCLSCSAAGHGWLMTLSDEEAIAIVSRQGFGDPKDFGPNAPTTIKALTRILQADRKRGFSMISDMYAPGMASMGAPVQLPGEPAIGVLTLAGPMLRMTEERMLALGPELVATAKELATASTASPMFSRHALRTAA